A region of Pasteurellaceae bacterium Orientalotternb1 DNA encodes the following proteins:
- a CDS encoding F0F1 ATP synthase subunit alpha, whose amino-acid sequence MQLNSTEISELIKKRIAQFNVVSEAQSTGTIVSVSDGVIRIHGLSDVMQGEMIELPGNRYAIALNLERDSVGAVVMGPYADLAEGMEVKCTGRILEVPVGRGLLGRVVNTLGQPIDGKGEIQNDGFSPIEVIAPGVIDRQSVDQPVQTGYKAVDSMVPIGRGQRELIIGDRQTGKTALAIDAIINQRDSGIKCIYVAIGQKASTISNVVRKLEEHGALQNTIVVVASASESAALQYLAPYAGCAMGEYFRDRGEDALIVYDDLSKQAVAYRQISLLLRRPPGREAYPGDVFYLHSRLLERASRVNADYVERFTNGAVKGQTGSLTALPIIETQAGDVSAFVPTNVISITDGQIFLESGLFNAGIRPAVNPGISVSRVGGSAQTKLVKKLAGGIRTALAQYRELAAFAQFASDLDDATRKQLSHGQKVTELLKQKQFSPMSVAQLGLSLAAAEFGYLDDVEVERVGSFEANLLDYAAANYGEFMQELSKSGNYNDDIKAKLIEILDSFKKNSAW is encoded by the coding sequence ATGCAACTAAATTCTACAGAAATTAGTGAATTGATAAAAAAACGTATTGCACAGTTCAATGTGGTAAGTGAAGCACAAAGCACTGGGACAATCGTTTCGGTTAGCGATGGGGTTATTCGTATCCATGGCTTATCCGATGTAATGCAAGGTGAGATGATTGAGTTGCCAGGCAACCGTTATGCTATCGCCTTAAATTTAGAAAGAGATTCAGTTGGTGCAGTAGTAATGGGTCCATACGCTGATTTAGCAGAAGGTATGGAAGTGAAATGCACTGGTCGTATTTTAGAAGTACCAGTAGGTCGTGGCTTGCTAGGTCGTGTGGTAAATACCCTTGGCCAGCCAATCGATGGTAAAGGTGAAATCCAAAACGATGGTTTCTCACCAATCGAAGTGATTGCACCAGGTGTTATCGATCGTCAATCGGTTGATCAACCAGTACAAACGGGTTACAAAGCGGTTGACTCAATGGTGCCAATCGGTCGTGGTCAACGTGAGTTGATCATCGGTGACCGTCAAACAGGTAAAACGGCATTAGCCATTGATGCGATCATTAACCAACGTGATTCAGGCATTAAATGTATCTACGTGGCGATCGGTCAAAAAGCATCGACCATTTCTAACGTGGTGCGTAAATTAGAAGAACACGGTGCCTTACAAAACACTATCGTGGTTGTAGCATCTGCATCAGAATCTGCAGCGTTGCAATACCTTGCACCATATGCAGGTTGTGCAATGGGTGAATACTTCCGTGATCGTGGTGAAGATGCGTTGATCGTTTACGATGATTTGTCTAAGCAAGCAGTTGCTTACCGTCAAATTTCATTGTTGTTACGCCGTCCGCCAGGTCGTGAAGCGTATCCAGGTGACGTATTCTACCTACACTCACGCTTACTTGAGCGTGCATCTCGTGTAAACGCAGACTATGTAGAACGTTTTACCAATGGTGCAGTAAAAGGTCAAACGGGTTCATTAACCGCTTTACCAATTATCGAAACCCAAGCGGGTGATGTTTCTGCGTTCGTTCCAACTAACGTCATTTCGATTACCGATGGTCAGATCTTCTTAGAATCAGGCTTGTTTAACGCAGGTATTCGTCCAGCAGTAAACCCAGGTATTTCGGTCTCTCGTGTAGGTGGTTCTGCACAAACGAAATTGGTTAAAAAATTAGCGGGCGGTATCCGTACTGCACTTGCTCAATATCGTGAATTAGCGGCGTTTGCACAGTTTGCATCAGACTTAGACGATGCAACACGCAAACAGTTATCACACGGTCAAAAAGTAACAGAATTGCTTAAACAGAAACAATTTTCACCAATGTCAGTGGCTCAATTAGGTTTATCCCTTGCGGCTGCCGAGTTTGGTTACTTAGATGATGTGGAAGTAGAACGTGTCGGCTCGTTCGAAGCAAATCTTTTAGATTATGCGGCAGCAAACTACGGCGAGTTTATGCAAGAACTCTCTAAATCAGGCAACTATAATGATGATATCAAAGCAAAATTGATCGAAATTTTGGATAGCTTCAAAAAGAATAGTGCTTGGTAA